DNA from Zonotrichia leucophrys gambelii isolate GWCS_2022_RI chromosome 5, RI_Zleu_2.0, whole genome shotgun sequence:
GCTGAGCCCCTGGTCGATCCtgtctgtgccagcccagctctgggcactggggatcatggctgctccagggagcaCAAACCATGGCTGTGTCCTCTCTGAAATCAAGACATGTTAAGTCTAACAACAAAAGTGTTTTAGactaaaaagtattttgaatCAAAATTGTGAACatatttgaaatttatttgCAATAGATATgtctaaagaaaaaacaatttccagGCAATTTATACACTATAATATCCCAGACTTTTTATAGATACTCTCCAAAGTACTCCcaatttattatattttgatatcggtgttttgtttgttttaattcccACCCGAATATGCAGTCTCTCTTTGTTTAATGGATAACACGGGTTGTTTCTGAGTAAACAGTTTTTTATTGGCAGTGCTTCAATGCTGGTAAAGAAACCCCTCACCCTGTTTCCCTACACTGCTGGTGGGAACAAGAGAGGGgcctaggggaaaaaaaaaggtgttttaaagctttattttacttGTGTTTATGGTCCATTGAATCTGTTAATTATAAATTTACTCAATACCATTAAATTTGAATCCGTTATTCTATTATAGGAATgttttttctcccagtcctcATCTCAACTCAAGAGCcctttgttaatttttgtttccctctcctctacccagctgagagcaggagaaggTGAATGAACGGCTTTCATGGGTGCCTGGCGTTTGGCCAGTGCCAAAGCATGACAGGCTTGCAGCAGGTTATCAGCATCAGAGCCCACATTTCTAACTGACAGTACCTTTGATGATGCAATACAGGTTATTGGAGATTAGAtgttggggtgctggggtgccCCTTGCAGCCCTTCACCAGagctcatcctcctcctcctcagccttgGGAATACTTGTGGTTGTTTTTTCCTGATCTCACCCTTTgcaagcagggacaccttccactagaccgGGCTGCTTCAAACCCCATCCggcctggcctggaacacctccagggatggggaggccAGAGCATCTCtgggaacctgtgccagggcctccccaccctcacagggaggaatttcttcctaatattccCCCTAACCCTgttctctggcagtgggaagccattcccccttgtcctgtcacttcagGCCTTTGTCCAACGCGCCTCTCCAGTTCTTGGAGCCtctttaggccctggaaggggctctaaggtctccctgaagccttcccttctccaggctgaacagccccagctcagagaCCTCAGAGAAGCCACAGGGTTGATGCCCCGTGGAGACAATGGTGACAAACACAGATGTCACCCTGCTCCTGGAagggggtggctgtgctgatgAGCACGGACTGCTCCTCCCGTGGAGCTGCACTATCTGAGCCTGCTGAGGGAGACGCCAAAGCCAGGgcagaggaagaatttctgaagGCACAAACCACCAGCAAGGAAAGCAATAAAAACCAgtaaaatctgtaaaaatgtttaataataaaaagctctatccctgtgtgtgtgtttgtgtgtttgttcaAGGGCATGTGACAAAAGGACACAGGGTAGGGGTAAAAAGGAGGGtaaggataaaaaggaaaagagcctAAAAGATTTACAGCACAGAAATTTAGCAGTATTTCAGTTATAGCTTAAAGTTAGCCATTTACAGAGGAACATCTCTAAACTGCATTTAACCTATGTCTGATAGTTCCTTGCAGGCCTGCCCCAGTCAGATGTCTCAGGTACTAACACAGctgagagagcagcatttctgccacatttgcCCCAGCAGATGCAGACGTGTGTGCacacagccagccagccaggcaGAGTGAGTGCAAGGTGCCTGTGAGCAATTGCCCTGGCAGGCAGTgaaatgctccctgtggatccctttgcatctcctccctgggccaagggctgggcctggagccCTGGGGGGATGGGCCCAGGAGCCGTGGGCGTTCggggatcagcccagggcagcagccgggagagatcccagctgggagaggccccagtgccagggagctTCTGCTCAGCGCTGCtgggcccagcagagctccaagGCTCTCCTTTGGGGCCGCTGCTCACAGGGCCCCAAGGCATGGGCGCCACTCACAGCAATGGTTCAGCCTGGCCACACTTGGGGCCAGCAGCTTGCTGGGACAGTGGCAGAACAGGGATGCTGTGGCATCCAGGGCAGTACAAGAATTTCCAAGGCTGTTGATGAAAGCCCAGGAGGTGGTTGGACAGCAGCAGTTGCTGGGTGCAGAGGGTGTTTCTGATCAGTGccacaggagctgagcccaggggctgttcctCAAGGCTGAGGCCTCCCAAGCACGGATCAGAGCCCAGAGTGGCCTGgaaaggggctggggatgcaccTGCACAGGGAGGGTGATCCTGTGGGTATTTATTGATCAGGAGACTCAAGGAATCTCTCAGCCACTGTCCTGGGGTTCTTCAGCAGGGCAGTAGGAGGAATCAATAGACTCAGACACCCATGTGTATCCATGGCCGGATCATCTCCACAGGCAGTGTTTTCTTCTGACTAGTCAAAGACCCTCTCGAGGGAGAGCCGAAGGGACTCCACAGAGCAGGacctccagcacctccctgccaaGAAGTAGATGAAGGGTTTGATGCTGCTGTTGATGCAGgtgagcaggaaaaagaaatgggagGGCACAGCAACGTAAccaagctgctgcaggaaattgCAGAGGATGAAAAGGAGAGTGAAGAGACCAATGGAGACGATAACGATGTCGAGCCCCTCGGGTTGCTTCTGCTCGGAGCCCCACTTGGccttaattaaattaattgtgCTGGAAATGACCAGCACAGTTATGGGTGTGacaaggaggagcaggatgatGGCCCACATGGTGATGAGGGCTGCCCGGCAGTGCTCCTGATCATTTGATTGGCACTGGGATGTCAGTGTGGGAATCTCAGTGAAGAGAGCAGAGAAAGCCCAAAACTGGACAATCATCACCACCCAAAGCAGATCATTAGGAAGGTCACGGCGGCAGCAGCGCTTCAAGAGCTTTTTGATATACATTGAAAGGCTGAAAGTCATCAGCAAAAGCGGCACCCAGTAACAGGAGAACAAAGAGAGTCGGAAAAGGAAACGCAGGTACAGC
Protein-coding regions in this window:
- the LOC135449005 gene encoding mas-related G-protein coupled receptor member H-like; the encoded protein is MEVTTLSPSPASPTEGDDLCGTDVTSVATHSVTLLVCLCGLVGNGAVIRLLSLKGDNFFIRALAVTDFLFLLLTVPSALILLVEDVSCSLILPVLYLRFLFRLSLFSCYWVPLLLMTFSLSMYIKKLLKRCCRRDLPNDLLWVVMIVQFWAFSALFTEIPTLTSQCQSNDQEHCRAALITMWAIILLLLVTPITVLVISSTINLIKAKWGSEQKQPEGLDIVIVSIGLFTLLFILCNFLQQLGYVAVPSHFFFLLTCINSSIKPFIYFLAGRCWRSCSVESLRLSLERVFD